The Moorena producens PAL-8-15-08-1 genomic interval TAAAGGACTCTCTACCCCCCCGGAATGTCTCAATTGGTGGACGGGGACGGTCATAGGGCAATTCTAATCGGGGTGGCGCTCCTTTTAATTGTTGCTTCCAATAGTTGAGTTGGGTTTCGAGCAGGTTTCCCTTAAACCACTCTCGCTGCCAAAGTGCAAAGTCAGCATATTGAATTGGCAATGGTGCTAATGGGGAATGTTCACCATCACTGAAGGCTTGATACAGTGCCGATAACTCTCGCCAGAATACTCCCATTGACCAACCATCGAAGACGATGTGGTGCATGGTCAATATTAAGACATGGCATTGGGAACCCAGTTGTAGTAAACTTACCCGCAGTAGGGAACCGCTTTCTAAATCAAAGGGTTTTTGAGCTTCTTGTTTGACTAGGTTCTGGACTTGTGCATCCCGTTCTGCCTCTGGCAACTGTTGTAGGTCGATCAGGGATAGGGCAGTTGGCATGGTAGATGCTATTACCTGAATCGGAACTCCATTTTCCCTTGGGAAGGTTGTCCGCAGAATTTCATGACGGCGAAGGATTTCGTTGAGGGCTTGTTCTAAAGACCTCAGTGATAAATTTCCTTCTAGTCGCCAAGCACTGGTGATATTGTAAGTAGGGCTTTTTCCTTCGAGTTGATTAAGAAACCAGAGTCTTTCTTGGGCAAATGATAGGATCAGGTCTTGGTCTCGTGGGGCGGGTAATATAGGAGAAAGATTGCCACCCGTGGCGGTCTTGGCGTTATCTAAAAACGCCACTATTTCAGCTTTGCGCTCTTTTAATTCTTTGAGCAGGGAGGGGGTGAGGGTGTTGGGAGGAGCTTTATACCATAGGTTGTCATCATCAAGCCACAGGTTGATGTGTTTTCGGCGCAGGTCAGATAAAAATGCCTCAATTGTTTTCATAGTCTTCCCTCCTGATAATTGTCTGTGATATCCCCCACAAAAGTCTGTGACTGTTGTGATGCCCAATTAATTGTGTCAATGCGATCGCTTAGTTGAGCCACCGTCGGTTGTTCAAATAGAGTTTTTAGGGGTAAATCTATGCTGAAGACTTGGCGTATTTGAGAAATCACTTGAGTGGCTTTGAGAGAATGTCCTCCCAATTCAAAGAAGTTGTTGTGAATGCCGATTTTTTCTATTCCTAAAATTTGACTCCAAATTGCCCCTAGCAGTTCTTCTGTGGGAGTGTTGGGGGGGACAAAAGTGGTTTCACTAGCTTGGGAAATATCTGGTGCTGGCAACCCACGACGGTCAATTTTGCCATTGGGGGTTAACGGTAAAGACTCTAAGGTGACAAAGGCACTGGGCACCATGTAGTCTGGTAGCTTTTGCTTGAGGAAAGAACGTAATTCGCTCTTGGTGGGAACTGTTTCCCCAGTCACGATATAAGCAACCAGGTGTTTATCTCCTGGAATATCTTCTCGAGCAATCACCACCGCTTCTTTGACTTGGGGATTTTCAGTCAGTGTGGCTTCAATTTCATCGAGTTCGATACGGAAGCCACGAATTTTGACTTGGTTGTCGATGCGACCGAGAAATTTGATGTTGCCATCAGGGAGATAACAGGCAAAATCCCCAGTTTTGTAGAGGCGAGAACCCGGTTCCTTGCTAAAGGGGTTGGGGATGAATTTCTCTTGGGTTAGTTTCGGACGATTGAGATAGCCTCGGGCTAATCCAGCACCCCCTATATGCAGTTCTCCGGGAATACCAATGGGAACCGGTTGAAGATGATTATCTAGGATGTAGATTTGTGTGTTGGCGATCGGTTTACCAATTGAGATAACTTTCATATTATTTTTTAGGTTTAAATATCATAGTCGGACAACGTTCTCCTAGCTCATAATATGGAAAATAGCAAAATAATTCTATGAATTGAGAGGCAAATATTTTTCTAACTTCATTTAAACTAGGAAAAGTGTAAACACTAAGAGAATTTTCATAAATATCTATTGTCGATAGTACCTCAATAGGCCAATTCAAATCATCTAAAAGCTTGTTGGGCTCGGGAACTTCTTGTTTCCAGAATTTCCAAACATTATTCACCGGAATTCCCTCTTCAACATTTTTTTGCAAAGCCATTGCTAAACGCCACTTAAAAACGTTAAAATTACCAATAGATTTAGCCCTAAGTTCCTCAAATATTGTTGTCACACTTTCAGGCTGAGATGGACGTAAGAAAAACCTGATAGCGAATAATCCTTCTGGTTTAAGCACCCTTAAAATTTCTGATAACATTTTTTGATATCCATCACAATAGTCAAGTAAAGTAAAACAACCGTCTCCCAAGACAACATCAGATGAATGATCTGCTAAAGGAAGTTCAAGCCAATTGCCAAGAATCGCTCTTCCTCTTGGTACTTTTTTTTCAGGCCAAACTTGGCGAATCATATCAGGAGAGTTATCAATTGCTGAAATTGTAGTATTTTCAGACCAAGGAAGAGTAGCAAGTTCTGGGGTTACCCCTAATATAACCACGTGTTTTAATTCTGGAGATATTGAATTTAGTCTAGGTAAAAGTTCTATTTTTATAAAATCTATATCTTGATCGCTTGGACGTAATGGCGCACCCAAATAATCCCAAAATTTATGATATTTTTTCCAAGGATTTTCAGAGGATTGATTAGACATAATTTTATTATTAAATATAGTAAACTATTTACAATATAAAAAACTTAACTATAATCAATTAAATTTAATTTTGAAAATTGACGTTTGACGCTAATAGTACTTTTTGGCAAAAAAAATAGGTCTTAGCGTTTAGCCTAATCTTAGGAAAATCACCTAGAGAAAATCCCTGAGTATAATTGATGGACATTTGTAAATCACCTTTGATGGTTTAGTCTTTTATTGGTGTAACTGAAACATTTATGTTGAAGCCTATTGAATGTCTCGTTTTTTAATTGAACCCTTACAAAGAGGTAATCACTTAGTTCGAGACTCCATCAGTAGTTGCCACAAGACACGAGGATTTTTAGAAACCTTTAAAACCAGCAAAACCAAATTTTGGCACTAGAGCTTTGAAAGTATAAATTACACGCCCTTTTAGTCCAGCTTTTACCAAGTTGTTAAATCTACTTAGCGGCAGTTTCATCAATATCTCTTGCGCTAAGGATTCTTTTTTACCAGGGCCTTGGAAGCGAAATTGGGTAGCCTGGGTGGCACCGTATACCATGGTAAGCCAGATGCGGGGGTGTGAGAAAAAGTATTTCCACAATGGAGGTTGACATCCAATCAAACTGGCCATGTCATCCATGTAGCAATGATAATCGACTAAACTTCGCACTCGATGAGCATTATGTTGGAATTGTTCCAAGTAGACAGCTCTATCTAAAGATGTAACTCTCTCCATTTCAGCGGGATCGGGAAGGGTTCGTTCCCCTTTGCAAATCAGTGCAAAAAACCGCGCCTGCATTTCCATAATGGGAAACTGGCTTCCGAAGCCAGGGCGTGCCCAACCAATCCAAACGATCTTGTCCCGATACTTGGAATGAAACATATGTTTGTAAAGACTGCGGGGATCGGTTTCCTTGAGTTCCTGTGGAAGGAAGGAGACATAGTTTTTGTAGCCAGTAGAAAATATAACGGCATCAATATTTCTTAGGGTTTCTCCGTATGCCGTATGTAATGTCTTCCCTCCATCTTCCAGCTTCACTATTTCACCAACAACTTTACACCCGTGATGCACGATAGCCTTGGGTAATGATATATTTTTGGTTCCAAAGATTCCCCAGATTCCCCTGTTAGCCTTAATCTTCTTATTGAGTTCGACTATCGTATTATGAACTGGATCTTTCTGGCTCAACTCGGCTTTATAAATCAGATTGCTCAAAGTTGCTCCATAATCGCGAGGAAGGCCCCATACGCCCCGATGGGTGGAAATATCACTGGCGTATATGCCCCTCCTGCGGGGTACTATCCAGCCTGTAGTGTTACGAAGGCTCACCCAACATTTGTTGGCTACGCGGGATACTTCTAGTGCTATATCCGAGCCAGACTCGCCTCCTCCGACTGCTAACACGTTCTTGCCTGACATACTTTGAGCGTTACGGTACTCTTTGGAATGTAAGTACTCAACATCAGTTAATAAGTTTTTCCAAGCTGGATAGTTGGGGATAGCATTATTCCCAATTGCGAGTGCCACCCGTCTTGAGTGCAAAGTTTCTCCAGATGCTAGTTGAACCTTAACACCTTCACCCTCTTGCGAAACCACATTCACTACTTTGGAGTTGAAACGGATGCGTTCAAAAACGCCAAAATGTTTCGCGTACCTCTTCCAATACTCAACTGCTTCTTTTTTAGTCCAGAAGGCGTGCTGTTTTCCATCGCCGATCCAGAAATCTGAAAACATACTCATCGTGGCAGAGGAAGTCAACACTAAATTCTCGTAAGCATTGACAAAAACGCCCCCGACATCAGAAGCTTGCTCTAAACAAACAACTTCCCTCAGACCTTGCTCGATTAATTCTTTTGTACAAACTAGACCTCCTGGTCCGGCTCCAATTACAATGCAATCTAACATGAGAGTTTATTACCTCTTATTTTAACCAATTATTCCAGTACAGGCACAGATACTAGCTTCTGTAGGCCCGTACATATTGATGACTTTTTCAACATTTTGATATTGTGCTAATTGTTGTAATAAATTTTTGGTGACCGATTCTCCACCCAATGCAATCACCCTAAGACTGCTAGGTAAGCTTTCATTCTTGATTAATTGTTCTAATAATGAGGGAACTGTACTTAGGCAAGTAACTTTATCCTTGCTGAGCCATGTAGATAATTGATCAATATTATTGAGTACAATAACTTTACCTCCTATTGATAATGGTGAGAAAATTTGAGGAACACTAGCATCAAAGCTAATCGAAGTTGTTAAAAATACCACACTTAGTTCATTTTTCTTGAACATTGTGAAGTTACGAAAATGCAAATAATTAACAACACCTTTATGTTCAACTGCTACGCCTTTTGGTTTACCTGTAGAACCTGATGTGTAAATAAGGTAGGCTAAATTTTCAGCGTTTAATTTTGCATTAATATTATTTTTACAGGTATACAGAATATCTGTACTATCTAAACAAACAATTCGTGGTACTATTTTGGGGATTTGTTCAATTAAATGCTTTTGTGTTACTAGAATAGATACCTGACTATCCTCTAATATATAAGCAATACGCTCCCTTGGATAATCTGGGTCAATGGGAACATAAGCACCACCCGCTTTGAGTATCCCCAATAATCCCACCACCATCTCAAGGGAACGCTCTACACAAATCCCCACCAATACTTCGGGTTTTACTCCGGTTGAACGCAAATAATGCGCTAGTTGATTCGCCCGACTATTTAACTGGCGGTAGGTGAATTGTTGGTCTTCAAACACCACCGCTACTGCATCCGGAGTTCGTTCTACTTGCTCTTCAAATAACTGATGAATACACTTATCTTGGGGATAATCTGTGGCGGTATTGTTCCATTCAACTAATAACTGATGCCGTTCGGGTTCTGTGAGCAAAGGTAATTGGGAAACCGGCTGTTGGGGATTGGCAACTATTCCCTCTAGCAAGACTTGGAAATGTTCAATCCAACGACGAATGGTTGTCCCATCAAATAGGTCGCTATTGTATATCCATTCGCCTTGAAGACCGACCGATGTTTCCTTCATTGACAAGCTTAAATCGAATTTGGCGACAACACTTTCCGTTTCTAGCTGACTGCAAGTCAGCCCCGGAATTTCGATGGTTCCCATGGTCGCATTTTGTAAAGCAAACATCACCTGGAACAAGGGATTATGACTCAAAGAGCGTTGCAGTTGTAATTCCTGTACTAACTTCTCAAATGGTAAGTCCTGATGACCATAGGCTTCTATTGCGGTTTGGCGAACCCTCTTCAATACCTCAGCAAAACCGATATTTTCTGGGAATTGAGTTCGCAGTACTAAAGTATTGACAAAAAAACCAATTAACGGTTCGATTTCCCGACGGTTACGGTTAGCAATGGGCGTTCCCACTAGGATATCTGACTGTCCACTGTAACGATAGAGTAAACTGCTCCAAGCTGCTAACAAAGTCATAAATAGGGTACAGCCGGATTTTTGACTGAGATTATACAGTTTATGGGTCAGTTCGGTAGAAAGTTTAAAGGACTCTCTACTCCCCCGGAAGGTCTCAATTGGTGGACGGGGACGGTCATAGGGCAATTCTAATCGGGGTGGCGCTCCTTTTAATTGTTGCTTCCAATAGTTGAGTTGGGTTTCGAGCAGGTTTCCCTTAAACCACTCTCGCTGCCAAAGTGCAAAGTCGGCATATTGAATTGGCAATGGTGCTAATGGGGAATGTTCACCATTACTGAAGGCTTGATACAGTACCGATAACTCTCGCCAGAATACTCCCATTGACCAACCATCGAAGACGATGTGGTGCATGGTCAACATTAACACATGGGATTGAGAACCTAGTCGCCAGATTTTGACGCGCACTAAGGAGTCTGTGGCTAAGTTAAACGGAGTTTGTGCTTCTTCTAATACCCGCCGCTCAACTTCGGTGGTAGTTTCTGTTTGTGATATTTGTTGTAAGTCTTCAACGGCAATTTTTATCGGTTTCGCTGCGGTAATTACCTGAATCGGAACTCCGTTTTCGGTAGTAAACCTTGTCCGTATAATTTCGTGACGGCGAACAATTTCGTTGAAAGCTTGTTCAACACAGGTCAGGGATAAATTGCCGCTCAGCAGCCAAGCACTGGTGATATTGTAAGTAGGACTTTCTCCTTCGAGTTTATTGAGAAACCATAGTCTTTCTTGAGCAAAGGATAAGGCTAATTTTGCTTCTGCTGGTCTCGGGGTAATTTCTGCTGCTGGCCAGGCCGTTTGACCAGTTGTTTTTATGACTTTAGCTAGTTTCCTGATGGTAGGGGATTCAAATAGATGGCGCAGGGG includes:
- a CDS encoding class I SAM-dependent methyltransferase; the encoded protein is MSNQSSENPWKKYHKFWDYLGAPLRPSDQDIDFIKIELLPRLNSISPELKHVVILGVTPELATLPWSENTTISAIDNSPDMIRQVWPEKKVPRGRAILGNWLELPLADHSSDVVLGDGCFTLLDYCDGYQKMLSEILRVLKPEGLFAIRFFLRPSQPESVTTIFEELRAKSIGNFNVFKWRLAMALQKNVEEGIPVNNVWKFWKQEVPEPNKLLDDLNWPIEVLSTIDIYENSLSVYTFPSLNEVRKIFASQFIELFCYFPYYELGERCPTMIFKPKK
- a CDS encoding flavin-containing monooxygenase — its product is MLDCIVIGAGPGGLVCTKELIEQGLREVVCLEQASDVGGVFVNAYENLVLTSSATMSMFSDFWIGDGKQHAFWTKKEAVEYWKRYAKHFGVFERIRFNSKVVNVVSQEGEGVKVQLASGETLHSRRVALAIGNNAIPNYPAWKNLLTDVEYLHSKEYRNAQSMSGKNVLAVGGGESGSDIALEVSRVANKCWVSLRNTTGWIVPRRRGIYASDISTHRGVWGLPRDYGATLSNLIYKAELSQKDPVHNTIVELNKKIKANRGIWGIFGTKNISLPKAIVHHGCKVVGEIVKLEDGGKTLHTAYGETLRNIDAVIFSTGYKNYVSFLPQELKETDPRSLYKHMFHSKYRDKIVWIGWARPGFGSQFPIMEMQARFFALICKGERTLPDPAEMERVTSLDRAVYLEQFQHNAHRVRSLVDYHCYMDDMASLIGCQPPLWKYFFSHPRIWLTMVYGATQATQFRFQGPGKKESLAQEILMKLPLSRFNNLVKAGLKGRVIYTFKALVPKFGFAGFKGF